From Musa acuminata AAA Group cultivar baxijiao chromosome BXJ3-8, Cavendish_Baxijiao_AAA, whole genome shotgun sequence, one genomic window encodes:
- the LOC103995271 gene encoding homeobox-leucine zipper protein HOX11-like, giving the protein MELGLRMGEAPARRPLRAEKAAPLKRLSRLDLVLGIGRSEEGEEEKGKEEEVETEEKEEGEEKGSGEPPPQLNLEALLPAPPQRSSPALLRRRWATETRNSEASMRGLDVNRSPSAEERASSSSSPNSTVSCPQMDFSAQKGGGGGVGAAAAAVGRASSRVSDEEENGLVRKKLRLSKEQSDSLEESFKEHSTLNPKQKLALSEQLNLRPRQVEVWFQNRRARTKLKQTEVHCEYLNRCCQTLMEENRRLQKKVAELRALQTSCHDFSMHLPATTLSMCPSCERVAPTPTPTSNSASAAAASDHQPNSFSALIPKPRPSSLAVQPAPATSRQSSPAS; this is encoded by the exons ATGGAGCTGGGACTGAGGATGGGGGAGGCGCCTGCGCGGCGGCCTTTAAGGGCAGAGAAGGCGGCGCCACTAAAGAGGTTAAGCCGGTTGGATTTGGTGCTTGGGATTGGTCGGAGCGAAGAgggtgaggaggagaagggaaaagaggaagaagtggagacggaggagaaagaggagggagaGGAAAAGGGCTCTGGGGAGCCACCCCCGCAGCTCAACCTCGAGGCCCTCTTGCCTGCCCCACCGCAGCGGTCTTCTCCTGCCCTGCTCCGGCGCCGATGGGCGACTGAGACCA GGAATTCCGAAGCTTCTATGCGGGGGTTGGACGTGAACCGGTCGCCGTCGGCGGAGGAACGGGCGTCGTCCTCGTCGTCACCGAACAGCACCGTCTCCTGCCCTCAGATGGATTTCTCCGCCCAGAAGGGCGGAGGCGGCGGGGtaggagcggcggcggcggcggtggggagGGCGTCGTCGCGGGTGAGCGACGAAGAGGAGAACGGGTTGGTGAGGAAGAAGCTCCGGCTTTCCAAGGAGCAGTCCGACTCTCTGGAAGAGAGCTTCAAGGAGCACAGCACTCTCAACCCG AAGCAGAAACTTGCTTTGTCCGAGCAGCTCAACCTGCGACCTCGACAAGTCGAGGTCTGGTTTCAGAACAGAAGAGCCAG GACGAAGCTGAAGCAGACGGAAGTGCACTGTGAGTACCTGAACCGCTGCTGCCAGACGCTGATGGAAGAGAACCGCCGCCTCCAAAAGAAGGTAGCGGAGTTGAGGGCCCTCCAGACCTCTTGCCACGACTTCTCCATGCACCTCCCAGCCACCACCCTCTCCATGTGCCCTTCCTGCGAGCGCGTCgctcccacccccacccccacatCCAACTCCGCCTCTGCGGCCGCAGCTTCAGACCACCAGCCGAACTCCTTTTCTGCCCTGATCCCGAAGCCTCGCCCATCCTCCCTGGCCGTGCAGCCTGCTCCTGCGACGTCTCGCCAGTCGTCGCCGGCCTCCTGA
- the LOC135644119 gene encoding thioredoxin-like 3-1, chloroplastic → MAALGPSSCLLYRELCHREQGIHPFNGGGCSLVSVGGGGLYSWQPGGSRKRMWGGEVKMRGFWQNVSRPTSIEMEAINGMEDLDRILALSKELSQAIVIDWMAAWCRKCIYLKPKLEKLAAEYHPRVKFYFVDVNKVPQALVKRGNISKMPTIQLWKDGEWKAEVIGGHKAWLVMDEVREMIQKHL, encoded by the exons ATGGCAGCTTTGGGTCCCAGTTCCTGCCTCCTGTACCGAGAGCTCTGCCACCGGGAGCAGGGGATCCACCCGTTCAACGGTGGAGGGTGCTCCTTGGTGTCGGTCGGCGGCGGAGGCCTCTATTCCTGGCAACCGGGGGGTAGTAGGAAGAGGATGTGGGGAGGGGAGGTAAAGATGCGAGGTTTTTGGCAGAACGTGTCGAGGCCGACGTCCATTGAGATGGAAGCCATCAACGGGATGGAGGATCTCGATCGGATACTTGCCCTTTCCAAGGAGCTTTCTCAAGCGATAGTCATCGACTG GATGGCAGCTTGGTGTCGGAAATGCATTTATCTGAAGCCCAAGCTTGAAAAGCTTGCTGCAGAATACCATCCGAG GGTTAAGTTCTATTTCGTGGATGTTAACAAGGTCCCTCAAGCATTGGTTAAGCGTGGTAACATCTCG AAAATGCCGACTATTCAG CTATGGAAGGATGGAGAATGGAAAGCTGAGGTAATTGGGGGACACAAAGCATGGCTTGTGATGGATGAGGTCCGGGAAATGATCCAAAAACATTTGTGA
- the LOC135645974 gene encoding heavy metal-associated isoprenylated plant protein 39-like, with protein MSAEAQKVVVKVDVHDDKDKKKAMKAVSSLQGIDSISMDMKDMKLTVIGIVDPIAVVGKLRKHWCAAIVSVGPAKEPEKKKEEPKKEEEKKKDPNELTAELIKAYKAYNPCMTTYYCVQSAEENPNACVIM; from the exons ATGTCCGCAGAAGCGCAG AAGGTTGTGGTGAAAGTGGACGTCCACGATGACAAGGATAAGAAGAAGGCGATGAAAGCAGTTTCCAGCCTTCAAG GGATCGATTCGATATCTATGGACATGAAGGACATGAAGCTCACTGTAATCGGGATCGTTGACCCGATTGCTGTGGTGGGCAAGCTGAGGAAACACTGGTGCGCCGCGATAGTCTCGGTCGGCCCGGCGAAAGAgccggagaagaagaaggaagaacccaagaaggaggaagagaagaaaaaggatccTAATGAACTGACCGCAGAGCTCATCAAGGCATACAAGGCTTACAATCCTTGTATGACCACGTACTATTGTGTACAGAGTGCAGAGGAGAACCCCAATGCTTGCGTGATTATGTGA
- the LOC103995270 gene encoding glutamate decarboxylase 1 isoform X1 — MTLSAVASDADDSVAYTFASRYVREALPRFRIPEQSIPKDAAYQIINDELMLDGNPRLNLASFVTTWMEPECDRLIMAAVNKNYVDMDEYPVTTELQNRCVNMIAHLFNAPIGEDETAVGVGTVGSSEAIMLAGLAFKRKWQNKRKAEEKPYDKPNIVTGANVQVCWEKFARYFEVELKEVKLKEGYYVMDPAKAVEMVDENTICVAAILGSTLTGEFEDVKLLNDLLTEKNQETGWDTPIHVDAASGGFIAPFLYPELEWDFRLPQVKSINVSGHKYGLVYAGVGWVVWRNKEDLPEELIFHINYLGADQPTFTLNFSKGSSQIIAQYYQFIRLGFEGFRNIMENCMDNAKVLKAGIEGTETFDIVSKDVGVPLVAFSLKDSGKYTVFDVSETLRRFGWIVPAYTMPADAEHVAVLRVVIREDFSRSLAERLVTDIKKVLTDLENRWTKATMITHVKAEENPDGGGAVVPKKSVKQTHEEIARYWKRLVDRKKTSGVC, encoded by the exons ATGACTCTCTCGGCGGTAGCATCGGATGCCGATGATTCGGTCGCTTATACATTCGCTTCGCGATACGTTCGCGAGGCTCTTCCCCG GTTCAGGATACCGGAGCAGTCGATCCCCAAGGATGCGGCGTACCAGATCATCAACGACGAGCTGATGCTCGACGGGAACCCGCGGTTGAATCTGGCGTCGTTCGTGACGACGTGGATGGAGCCGGAGTGCGATCGCCTCATCATGGCGGCCGTCAACAAGAACTACGTCGACATGGACGAGTACCCCGTCACCACCGAGCTCCAG AATCGCTGCGTAAATATGATAGCCCACCTTTTCAATGCCCCAATTGGGGAAGACGAAACGGCTGTTGGAGTTGGAACTGTGGGTTCCTCAGAAGCAATCATGCTTGCAGGACTTGCATTCAAGAGGAAATGGCAGAACAAAAGAAAGGCAGAGGAGAAGCCTTACGACAAACCCAACATTGTTACCGGTGCAAATGTTCAG GTTTGCTGGGAGAAATTTGCAAGGTATTTTGAAGTTGAACTGAAAGAAGTGAAGTTGAAAGAGGGATATTATGTAATGGATCCTGCCAAGGCAGTAGAAATGGTTGATGAGAATACGATATGTGTTGCTGCCATCTTGGGTTCAACTCTCACtggagagtttgaagatgttaagcTTCTAAATGATCTCCTGACAGAAAAAAACCAAGAAACTGG GTGGGACACACCCATACATGTCGATGCTGCAAGTGGGGGATTTATAGCGCCTTTCCTCTATCCTGAACTAGAGTGGGACTTCCGGCTCCCTCAGGTGAAGAGCATAAATGTCAGCGGCCACAAATATGGCTTGGTTTATGCTGGAGTAGGTTGGGTTGTCTGGAGGAACAAAGAGGATTTACCTGAAGAGCTTATTTTCCATATTAATTATCTTGGTGCAGATCAACCTACTTTCACTCTCAACTTTTCTAAAG GATCTAGTCAGATCATTGCACAGTACTACCAGTTTATACGCTTGGGCTTTGAG GGTTTCAGAAATATCATGGAAAACTGTATGGACAATGCCAAGGTGTTGAAGGCGGGCATCGAGGGGACAGAGACATTCGACATTGTGTCCAAGGATGTGGGTGTGCCGCTCGTGGCATTCTCACTCAAGGACAGCGGCAAGTACACGGTCTTCGACGTATCGGAGACCTTGAGGAGGTTCGGATGGATCGTTCCCGCGTACACCATGCCTGCCGACGCAGAGCATGTTGCGGTGCTCCGCGTGGTGATCAGGGAGGACTTCAGCCGGAGTCTGGCGGAGCGCCTCGTGACGGACATCAAGAAGGTGTTGACAGACTTGGAAAACCGGTGGACGAAAGCCACCATGATCACCCATGTCAAAGCCGAGGAGAACCCGGACGGCGGCGGCGCCGTCGTCCCCAAGAAGAGCGTCAAGCAGACGCACGAGGAGATCGCCAGATACTGGAAGCGATTGGTGGATCGTAAGAAGACCAGCGGCGTTTGCTGA
- the LOC103995270 gene encoding glutamate decarboxylase 5 isoform X2: protein MAVTTTKLDTGESLHSTFASRYVRASLPRFRIPEQSIPKDAAYQIINDELMLDGNPRLNLASFVTTWMEPECDRLIMAAVNKNYVDMDEYPVTTELQNRCVNMIAHLFNAPIGEDETAVGVGTVGSSEAIMLAGLAFKRKWQNKRKAEEKPYDKPNIVTGANVQVCWEKFARYFEVELKEVKLKEGYYVMDPAKAVEMVDENTICVAAILGSTLTGEFEDVKLLNDLLTEKNQETGWDTPIHVDAASGGFIAPFLYPELEWDFRLPQVKSINVSGHKYGLVYAGVGWVVWRNKEDLPEELIFHINYLGADQPTFTLNFSKGSSQIIAQYYQFIRLGFEGFRNIMENCMDNAKVLKAGIEGTETFDIVSKDVGVPLVAFSLKDSGKYTVFDVSETLRRFGWIVPAYTMPADAEHVAVLRVVIREDFSRSLAERLVTDIKKVLTDLENRWTKATMITHVKAEENPDGGGAVVPKKSVKQTHEEIARYWKRLVDRKKTSGVC, encoded by the exons ATGGCGGTGACCACCACGAAATTGGACACCGGCGAATCGCTGCACTCCACGTTCGCTTCCAGATACGTCCGGGCATCCCTTCCCAG GTTCAGGATACCGGAGCAGTCGATCCCCAAGGATGCGGCGTACCAGATCATCAACGACGAGCTGATGCTCGACGGGAACCCGCGGTTGAATCTGGCGTCGTTCGTGACGACGTGGATGGAGCCGGAGTGCGATCGCCTCATCATGGCGGCCGTCAACAAGAACTACGTCGACATGGACGAGTACCCCGTCACCACCGAGCTCCAG AATCGCTGCGTAAATATGATAGCCCACCTTTTCAATGCCCCAATTGGGGAAGACGAAACGGCTGTTGGAGTTGGAACTGTGGGTTCCTCAGAAGCAATCATGCTTGCAGGACTTGCATTCAAGAGGAAATGGCAGAACAAAAGAAAGGCAGAGGAGAAGCCTTACGACAAACCCAACATTGTTACCGGTGCAAATGTTCAG GTTTGCTGGGAGAAATTTGCAAGGTATTTTGAAGTTGAACTGAAAGAAGTGAAGTTGAAAGAGGGATATTATGTAATGGATCCTGCCAAGGCAGTAGAAATGGTTGATGAGAATACGATATGTGTTGCTGCCATCTTGGGTTCAACTCTCACtggagagtttgaagatgttaagcTTCTAAATGATCTCCTGACAGAAAAAAACCAAGAAACTGG GTGGGACACACCCATACATGTCGATGCTGCAAGTGGGGGATTTATAGCGCCTTTCCTCTATCCTGAACTAGAGTGGGACTTCCGGCTCCCTCAGGTGAAGAGCATAAATGTCAGCGGCCACAAATATGGCTTGGTTTATGCTGGAGTAGGTTGGGTTGTCTGGAGGAACAAAGAGGATTTACCTGAAGAGCTTATTTTCCATATTAATTATCTTGGTGCAGATCAACCTACTTTCACTCTCAACTTTTCTAAAG GATCTAGTCAGATCATTGCACAGTACTACCAGTTTATACGCTTGGGCTTTGAG GGTTTCAGAAATATCATGGAAAACTGTATGGACAATGCCAAGGTGTTGAAGGCGGGCATCGAGGGGACAGAGACATTCGACATTGTGTCCAAGGATGTGGGTGTGCCGCTCGTGGCATTCTCACTCAAGGACAGCGGCAAGTACACGGTCTTCGACGTATCGGAGACCTTGAGGAGGTTCGGATGGATCGTTCCCGCGTACACCATGCCTGCCGACGCAGAGCATGTTGCGGTGCTCCGCGTGGTGATCAGGGAGGACTTCAGCCGGAGTCTGGCGGAGCGCCTCGTGACGGACATCAAGAAGGTGTTGACAGACTTGGAAAACCGGTGGACGAAAGCCACCATGATCACCCATGTCAAAGCCGAGGAGAACCCGGACGGCGGCGGCGCCGTCGTCCCCAAGAAGAGCGTCAAGCAGACGCACGAGGAGATCGCCAGATACTGGAAGCGATTGGTGGATCGTAAGAAGACCAGCGGCGTTTGCTGA
- the LOC103995480 gene encoding protein trichome birefringence-like 1: MKEATKQSLNVVSDLMVLPPLLRTRRTKVCLFAFVFAFVACTAYLAFYPRAKAARRFNNPLSSASISTATYRSPLSSLFSHVFHNSSSSPSPRKAAPLSENMSDDGVSGRKNNPEDGTRANKGGSLDAKNRPRMGIRSRGSDVTKMNQTVGEIGWREGGDSTKNHTSNGGNGISTNDQGKDGVGSGKGSVLPAKKQSGSGVPPMKEPTSGVGPPKTGGDSTAPNPTKTGGASLNDTVLATTNETTTGDAAGANGDLPAENQTGRGFARKGHRVDGDAAKNHFSSGPASTRNRTRTARPKVEKKGVSSSAEAEWISAMKGCDIFEGRWVKDDSYPLYPEGTCPHIDEPFDCYHNGRPDRSYQKLRWQPSDCQIPRLNATDMLERLRGKRLVYVGDSLNRNMWESLVCALRNSVKDKRKVFEASGREEFRTEGSYSFVFEDYNCSVEFFRSPFLVQEWEMPITNGEKRETLRLDIVERSSSKYKDADVIIFNTGHWWTHEKTAKGKDYYQEGNHIYSELNVEEALRKALSTWAKWVDTNVNREKSLVVFRGYSNSHFSGGQWNSGGQCDQETEPIQNDEYLTTYPSMMTLLESVIKGMKTPVSYLNITRMTDYRKDAHPSIYRTQNMTEEEMRDPEKYQDCSHWCLPGVPDSWNELLYAQLIIKQHNQLL; the protein is encoded by the exons ATGAAGGAAGCCACGAAACAGAGCTTGAACGTTGTCTCCGATTTAATGGTCCTCCCCCCCCTGCTCAGGACCCGGAGGACGAAGGTCTGCCTTTTCGCCTTCGTTTTCGCCTTTGTTGCTTGTACTGCTTACCTAGCTTTCTACCCCCGGGCGAAGGCCGCCCGTCGGTTTAACAACCCCTTGTCTTCCGCCTCTATCTCCACCGCCACCTACCGATCTCCGTTGTCGTCCCTTTTCTCTCACGTGTTTCATAATTCCTCTTCGTCGCCGTCGCCAAGAAAGGCGGCGCCTTTATCGGAAAACATGAGTGACGATGGAGTTTCGGGGAGGAAGAACAACCCGGAGGATGGCACCAGGGCAAACAAAGGTGGCAGCTTGGACGCGAAGAACCGGCCACGAATGGGGATTCGGTCGCGGGGAAGTGATGTGACCAAGATGAATCAGACGGTTGGAGAAATTGGGTGGCGGGAAGGTGGTGATTCGACAAAGAATCACACGTCGAATGGCGGAAACGGGATTTCGACGAATGATCAGGGGAAGGATGGAGTTGGTTCCGGTAAAGGCTCGGTCTTGCCAGCGAAGAAACAGTCAGGGAGTGGAGTCCCTCCCATGAAAGAGCCTACGTCTGGAGTTGGTCCTCCGAAAACCGGTGGTGATTCGACGGCACCAAATCCGACGAAGACTGGGGGCGCTTCTCTGAATGATACAGTCCTCGCAACTACAAATGAAACCACAACTGGAGATGCTGCTGGCGCAAATGGAGATTTACCAGCGGAGAATCAGACGGGAAGAGGATTCGCTCGAAAAGGACATCGAGTAGATGGAGATGCAGCGAAGAACCATTTCAGCAGTGGACCGGCCTCAACTCGAAATCGTACCAGAACTGCCCGTCCGAAGGTTGAGAAGAAGGGGGTTTCGAGCTCGGCAGAGGCTGAATGGATCAGTGCTATGAAAGGTTGCGATATCTTTGAAGGAAGGTGGGTGAAGGACGACTCCTACCCGCTCTACCCTGAGGGAACATGCCCTCACATCGATGAACCTTTCGACTGTTACCATAATGGCAGGCCTGATCGCTCTTATCAGAAACTCCGCTGGCAACCCAGTGACTGTCAAATTCCGAG GTTGAATGCGACTGATATGTTGGAGAGATTGAGAGGAAAGCGGCTGGTATATGTTGGCGATTCATTGAACAGAAACATGTGGGAATCTTTGGTCTGCGCCCTCCGGAACTCTGTCAAAGATAAAAGAAAGGTTTTTGAGGCATCCGGTAGGGAAGAATTCAGAACAGAGGGCTCCTATTCCTTCGTCTTCGAG GACTACAACTGCTCCGTGGAGTTCTTCCGCTCGCCATTTCTGGTTCAGGAGTGGGAGATGCCAATAACGAACGGGGAGAAAAGGGAGACGCTTCGGCTCGACATTGTCGAGCGATCATCTTCCAAGTACAAAGATGCAGATGTCATCATCTTCAACACAGGGCATTGGTGGACTCATGAGAAGACCGCCAAAGG GAAAGACTACTACCAAGAAGGCAATCACATCTACAGTGAACTGAATGTGGAGGAAGCATTGCGGAAAGCTCTGAGTACGTGGGCAAAGTGGGTGGATACCAATGTGAACCGCGAGAAATCCCTGGTCGTCTTCAGGGGCTATTCCAACTCCCATTTCAG CGGGGGGCAGTGGAATTCAGGCGGGCAATGCGACCAAGAGACGGAACCCATCCAGAACGATGAATACCTCACAACATATCCATCAATGATGACTCTGCTGGAATCTGTGATCAAGGGAATGAAGACTCCTGTCTCGTATCTGAACATTACAAGAATGACAGATTACAGGAAGGATGCTCACCCTTCCATTTACCGTACGCAGAATATGACGGAGGAGGAGATGAGAGATCCAGAGAAATACCAGGATTGCAGCCACTGGTGCCTCCCTGGAGTGCCGGATTCATGGAATGAGTTACTCTATGCACAGCTGATCATCAAACAGCATAATCAACTGCTATGA